Proteins encoded within one genomic window of Sphaerotilus montanus:
- a CDS encoding tripartite tricarboxylate transporter permease: MDLMSNLALGFQTAATFQNLFYALGGAILGTLIGVLPGLGPVATIAMLLPSIYALDATPALIMLSGIYYGAQYGGSTTAILINVPGEASSVVTALDGYQMARKGRAGPALAAAGLGSFFAGCVGTLVIAAFAPPLTELAFKFGPAEYFSLMVLGLIGAVVLASGSLVKAIAMIVLGLLLGQINTDVISGVPRFSFDIPELTDGIGFVTIAMGVFGFGEIISNLGRPAEHREVFTKDVKGLMPTKEDFKDAFPAVLRGTALGSLLGVLPGGGALLASFAAYTVEKKSRGRPGEVPFGQGNIRGVAGPEAANNAGAQTSFIPMLTLGIPPNAVMALMVGAMTIKGIQPGPQVMTSNPELFWGLIASMWIGNLLLVILNLPLIGIWIKLLTVPYRFLFPAILTFCCIGLYTLNNNNFDVYMAVLFGLVGYIFYKLNCEPAPLLLGFILGPMMEENLRRALLLSRGDWGTFMTRPLSAGLLIAAFLMIVVVMLPSIKNKREEAFQDAD; the protein is encoded by the coding sequence ATGGACCTGATGAGCAACCTGGCGCTCGGTTTCCAGACCGCGGCGACCTTCCAGAACCTGTTCTACGCCCTCGGCGGCGCCATCCTCGGCACGCTGATCGGCGTGCTGCCCGGCCTCGGCCCGGTGGCGACGATCGCGATGCTGCTGCCGTCGATCTACGCGCTGGATGCGACACCCGCGCTGATCATGCTGTCGGGCATCTACTACGGCGCCCAGTACGGCGGCTCGACCACGGCCATCCTGATCAACGTGCCCGGTGAAGCCTCGTCGGTCGTGACCGCGCTCGATGGCTACCAGATGGCCCGCAAGGGCCGCGCCGGTCCCGCGCTGGCTGCCGCTGGTCTGGGCTCGTTCTTCGCGGGCTGTGTCGGCACGCTGGTGATTGCCGCCTTCGCCCCGCCGCTGACCGAACTCGCGTTCAAGTTCGGCCCGGCCGAGTACTTCTCGCTGATGGTGCTGGGCCTGATCGGCGCGGTGGTGCTGGCCTCGGGCTCGCTGGTCAAGGCGATCGCGATGATCGTGCTGGGCCTGCTGCTCGGCCAGATCAACACCGACGTCATCTCGGGCGTGCCGCGCTTCTCGTTCGACATCCCGGAACTCACCGACGGCATCGGCTTCGTGACGATCGCCATGGGCGTGTTCGGCTTCGGCGAGATCATCTCCAACCTGGGCCGTCCCGCCGAACACCGCGAAGTGTTCACCAAGGACGTCAAGGGCCTGATGCCCACGAAGGAAGACTTCAAGGATGCCTTCCCCGCCGTGCTGCGCGGCACCGCGCTGGGCTCGCTGCTGGGTGTGCTGCCGGGTGGCGGCGCGCTGCTGGCCTCGTTCGCGGCCTACACGGTCGAGAAGAAGTCGCGTGGCCGTCCTGGTGAAGTGCCGTTCGGTCAAGGCAACATCCGCGGTGTGGCCGGTCCGGAAGCCGCCAACAACGCTGGTGCGCAGACCTCCTTCATCCCGATGCTGACGCTGGGCATCCCGCCGAACGCGGTGATGGCGCTGATGGTGGGCGCGATGACGATCAAGGGCATCCAGCCCGGCCCGCAGGTGATGACCAGCAACCCGGAACTCTTCTGGGGCCTGATCGCCTCGATGTGGATCGGCAACCTGCTGCTCGTCATCCTGAACCTGCCGCTGATCGGCATCTGGATCAAGCTGCTGACGGTGCCGTACCGCTTCCTGTTCCCGGCCATCCTGACGTTCTGCTGCATCGGCCTGTACACGCTGAACAACAACAACTTCGACGTCTACATGGCGGTGCTGTTCGGTCTGGTCGGCTACATCTTCTACAAGCTGAACTGCGAGCCGGCGCCGCTGCTGCTGGGCTTCATCCTCGGCCCGATGATGGAAGAGAACCTGCGCCGCGCGCTGCTGCTGTCGCGTGGGGACTGGGGGACCTTCATGACCCGCCCGCTGTCGGCCGGCCTGCTGATCGCGGCGTTCCTGATGATCGTGGTGGTGATGCTGCCGTCGATCAAGAACAAGCGCGAAGAAGCGTTCCAGGACGCCGACTGA
- a CDS encoding DNA-deoxyinosine glycosylase, translating into MTRLTGFPPVVAPTTRLVVLGSFPGVASLAQQQYYGHPRNQFWPILSALWSVDLRSLSYAERLGVVRARGLGIWDVYAHCRREGSLDADIEAPELNDFTTLRTQAPGLVAVAHNGGESARVMRHLRALGFEVHRLPSTSPANASWSFERKLDAWRAVFALYDLA; encoded by the coding sequence ATGACGCGCCTGACTGGATTTCCGCCCGTGGTCGCGCCCACTACACGGCTGGTGGTGCTGGGCAGTTTCCCGGGCGTGGCCTCGCTGGCGCAGCAGCAGTACTACGGCCACCCGCGCAACCAGTTCTGGCCGATCCTGTCGGCGCTGTGGTCGGTCGATCTGCGCAGCCTGTCGTATGCGGAGCGGCTCGGCGTGGTGCGCGCCCGCGGGCTCGGCATCTGGGACGTCTACGCCCACTGCCGCCGCGAGGGCAGTCTGGACGCCGACATCGAAGCGCCCGAGCTCAACGACTTCACGACACTGCGGACGCAGGCCCCCGGGCTGGTCGCGGTGGCGCACAACGGGGGCGAGTCGGCCCGGGTGATGCGGCACCTGCGCGCGCTCGGTTTCGAGGTGCACCGCCTGCCCTCGACCAGCCCTGCGAACGCCAGCTGGTCCTTCGAGCGCAAGCTGGACGCGTGGCGGGCCGTGTTTGCGCTTTACGATCTGGCATGA
- a CDS encoding MFS transporter, with protein sequence MIDPDRLPAALQPLRLPVFRMLWLAWLAANLTMWMNDVAAAWLMTQLTTSAVMVALVSAASTLPVFLLGLPSGALADIVDRRRWFASTQLWVASVATVLALLSLGGGLSAPLLLALTFANGIGLAARWPVFAAIVPDIVPTAKLSGALALQAMAMNLSRVIGPVLAGALLAAAGSAAVFVLNAVLSLVAFAQILRWKSEPRVSALPGERFVGAMRVGVQHVAQNPRMRSVLLRVFVFFFLSTALTALMPLVARQLGGGAGSFTLLMSCMGLGAMVAVMVIPSLRERYSRDRIVLVASLIVSAMTLLVALSPWLWLSAMGMALGGMAWISCANTLTMSAQLALPNWVRARGMSTYQMALMGGSASGAVVWGQMADLLGSVPHSLVAAALCGPVVLFLVRGYSVSGGGDADLRPASPSHALQPAIEIGPDEGPVMVTVEYLIDPARARDFTAVMQHTRRARLRQGALSWGLFRDTERPGRYVEYFVDETWVEHLRRQERFTADDVQLRVRRLAFHLGEQPPGVRRYVGESLDIDAASPH encoded by the coding sequence ATGATCGACCCCGATCGACTGCCCGCAGCGCTGCAGCCCCTGCGCCTGCCGGTGTTCCGCATGCTGTGGCTGGCCTGGCTGGCGGCCAATCTGACGATGTGGATGAACGACGTCGCTGCCGCCTGGCTGATGACGCAACTCACCACGAGTGCTGTCATGGTGGCGCTCGTGTCCGCGGCCTCCACGCTGCCGGTGTTCCTGCTGGGCCTGCCGAGCGGCGCGCTGGCCGACATCGTGGACCGCCGACGCTGGTTCGCGTCCACACAACTCTGGGTGGCGTCGGTGGCGACCGTGCTGGCGCTGTTGTCGCTGGGCGGGGGCCTGAGCGCACCACTGCTGCTGGCGCTGACGTTTGCCAACGGCATCGGGCTGGCCGCGCGCTGGCCGGTGTTCGCCGCGATCGTGCCGGACATCGTGCCGACCGCGAAGCTCTCCGGCGCGCTGGCGCTGCAGGCCATGGCGATGAATCTCTCGCGGGTGATCGGCCCCGTGCTGGCGGGCGCGCTGCTGGCGGCGGCGGGCAGCGCGGCGGTGTTCGTGCTCAATGCCGTGCTGTCGCTGGTGGCGTTCGCGCAGATCCTGCGCTGGAAGAGCGAGCCGCGGGTCAGTGCGCTGCCGGGCGAGCGTTTCGTCGGTGCGATGCGGGTGGGCGTGCAGCACGTGGCGCAGAACCCGCGGATGCGCTCGGTGCTGCTGCGCGTGTTCGTCTTCTTCTTTCTCAGCACGGCACTCACTGCGCTGATGCCGCTGGTGGCCCGACAGCTTGGCGGCGGAGCGGGCAGCTTCACGCTGCTGATGTCCTGCATGGGCCTGGGCGCGATGGTGGCGGTGATGGTGATCCCGAGCCTGCGCGAGCGTTACAGCCGCGACCGGATCGTGCTGGTCGCCTCGCTGATCGTCTCGGCGATGACGCTGCTGGTGGCGCTGTCGCCGTGGCTGTGGCTGAGCGCGATGGGGATGGCGCTGGGGGGCATGGCGTGGATCAGCTGCGCTAACACGCTGACGATGTCGGCGCAACTGGCGCTGCCCAACTGGGTGCGCGCACGGGGCATGTCCACCTACCAGATGGCGTTGATGGGCGGCTCGGCTTCGGGCGCCGTGGTGTGGGGGCAGATGGCGGACCTGCTGGGCTCGGTGCCGCACAGTCTGGTCGCGGCGGCGCTCTGCGGGCCGGTGGTGCTGTTCCTGGTGCGCGGCTACTCGGTGTCCGGGGGCGGGGATGCCGACCTGCGCCCTGCATCGCCCAGCCATGCGCTGCAGCCGGCCATCGAGATCGGTCCGGACGAAGGGCCGGTCATGGTCACGGTCGAGTACCTGATCGACCCGGCCCGCGCCCGCGACTTCACCGCCGTGATGCAGCACACCCGGCGCGCGCGGTTGCGGCAGGGCGCGCTGTCCTGGGGGCTGTTCCGCGACACCGAGCGGCCAGGGCGGTATGTCGAGTACTTCGTCGACGAGACCTGGGTCGAGCACCTGCGCCGACAGGAGCGCTTCACCGCCGACGATGTGCAGCTCCGTGTGCGCCGTCTGGCCTTCCACCTGGGCGAGCAGCCGCCTGGTGTACGGCGCTACGTGGGCGAGTCGCTGGACATCGATGCCGCGTCGCCGCATTGA
- a CDS encoding TatD family hydrolase: MPLWIDSHCHLDAPEFDADRGAVVARARATGVGLLVIPSVEAAHFEGVRTLAHATGQVYALGLHPLYVHRQPSDALDQLARALHEHLGDERLVAVGEIGLDGFVPGLDWATQERFYAAQLVLARSVDLPVILHVRRSADVLLKHLRRAGVRGGIAHAFNGSEQQARAFIDLGFRLGFGGAMTFERALQIRRLAQILPADAIVLETDAPDIPPHWRYRTAGERAQGLGSRNEPAELPRIAETLAGLRGWTLEETAAITTANVCAALPRLAQWLPA; encoded by the coding sequence ATGCCCCTCTGGATCGATTCGCACTGCCACCTCGACGCCCCGGAATTCGACGCCGATCGCGGCGCCGTGGTGGCGCGTGCGCGGGCCACGGGCGTCGGACTGCTGGTGATTCCGTCCGTGGAGGCCGCGCATTTCGAGGGCGTGCGCACGCTGGCCCACGCCACGGGGCAGGTCTACGCGCTGGGTCTGCATCCGCTCTATGTACACCGGCAACCCTCGGATGCCCTGGACCAGCTCGCCCGCGCGCTACACGAACACCTTGGCGATGAGCGTCTGGTCGCCGTCGGAGAAATCGGCCTCGACGGCTTCGTGCCGGGGCTGGACTGGGCGACCCAGGAGCGCTTCTACGCCGCGCAGCTCGTGCTGGCCCGCAGCGTGGATCTGCCGGTGATCCTCCATGTGCGCCGTTCGGCCGACGTGCTGCTCAAGCACCTGCGCCGCGCCGGCGTGCGCGGTGGCATCGCCCATGCCTTCAACGGCAGCGAGCAGCAGGCACGCGCCTTCATCGACCTGGGCTTCCGGCTCGGTTTCGGTGGCGCGATGACCTTCGAGCGCGCCTTGCAGATCCGCCGGCTGGCGCAGATCCTGCCCGCCGATGCCATCGTGCTGGAGACCGACGCGCCCGACATCCCGCCGCACTGGCGCTACCGCACCGCCGGCGAGCGCGCGCAGGGCCTGGGCAGCCGCAACGAGCCGGCCGAGCTGCCCCGCATCGCCGAGACGCTCGCCGGTCTGCGCGGCTGGACGCTGGAGGAGACCGCGGCCATCACCACCGCCAACGTCTGCGCCGCCTTGCCGCGGCTGGCGCAGTGGCTGCCGGCATGA
- a CDS encoding tripartite tricarboxylate transporter TctB family protein — MQIKSQKDFWSGLMFLGVGVAFAVGSLDYSFGNSARPGPAYFPFGLGVLMSMLGAMVIFGSLTKDTPDGEPVGAFAWRPLIIILASVALFGFLLPRLGMFITLPLLVFLSATASDEFTVKGAAINAAVLTFASWGIFSKGLGLTIPLWPTIFGFGS, encoded by the coding sequence GTGCAAATCAAGAGCCAGAAAGACTTCTGGTCGGGTCTGATGTTCCTGGGGGTCGGGGTGGCGTTTGCCGTCGGCTCGCTGGACTACAGCTTCGGCAATTCCGCCCGACCAGGCCCGGCCTACTTCCCGTTCGGGCTGGGGGTGCTGATGTCCATGCTGGGCGCCATGGTGATCTTTGGATCCCTGACCAAGGACACGCCGGACGGTGAACCGGTCGGTGCCTTCGCCTGGCGTCCGCTGATCATCATCCTGGCCTCGGTGGCGTTGTTCGGCTTCCTGCTGCCGCGTCTGGGCATGTTCATCACCTTGCCGCTGCTGGTGTTCCTGTCGGCCACGGCCAGCGATGAATTCACGGTCAAGGGCGCCGCGATCAACGCCGCCGTGCTGACCTTCGCTTCGTGGGGCATCTTCTCGAAGGGCCTGGGGCTGACCATTCCGCTGTGGCCGACGATCTTCGGCTTCGGCTCCTGA
- the trxA gene encoding thioredoxin, with translation MSSPRITNISDSTFESEVLQSDTPVLVDFWAEWCGPCKQMAPGLDRVAEELGSQIKIVKLDVDGNQATAGKFGIRGIPTLMVFKGGQPVATKVGALAFPQLKSFVESHL, from the coding sequence ATGAGCAGCCCCCGCATCACAAACATCTCCGACTCCACGTTCGAATCGGAAGTGCTCCAGTCAGACACGCCGGTTCTGGTTGATTTCTGGGCCGAATGGTGCGGCCCCTGCAAGCAGATGGCACCAGGCCTGGACCGCGTTGCCGAAGAACTGGGCAGCCAGATCAAGATCGTCAAGCTGGATGTCGATGGCAACCAGGCCACCGCCGGCAAGTTCGGCATCCGCGGCATCCCCACGCTGATGGTCTTCAAGGGCGGCCAGCCTGTCGCCACCAAGGTGGGCGCCCTGGCGTTTCCCCAATTGAAGAGCTTCGTCGAATCTCATCTATAA
- a CDS encoding GspE/PulE family protein, whose translation MSLTPQRPAPSLQSHQGPLTWRDLLHWLVEDDIVRAGDAAQLAQRLGAGDSAQHPLVRLANAGLRHARSMDALDLEALTRWLAQRVSLPYLRIDPIKVDVAKVTEVMSVSYAERRRVLPVQVGAAEVVVATCDPFVVDWISEIAQHTRKTVRLVVANPLDIARYTVEFYNLARSVRAAQKTGEVSASVNFEQLVELGKHKQLDANDQGVVQVVDWLWTYAFEQRASDIHLEPRRDQCVIRLRIDGVLHTVYQLPQTVMAAVTARIKLLGRMDVIERRRAQDGRIKTRSPKGDEIEMRLSTLPTAFGEKLVMRIFDPETAVQPVEGLGFTALDAQRWQGLTAQPHGIVLVTGPTGSGKTTTLYATLKRLATDEVNVCTIEDPIEMIEPAFNQTQVQPALDLDFASGLRTLMRQDPDILMIGEIRDLATAEMAVQAALTGHLVFSTLHTNDAASAITRLLDLGVAPYLISATLIGVLAQRLVRQLCPACRQPDLSLTLPALQAALPDVQVLAENEPFQPHRPVGCPACRQSGFRGRRGLFELLTVNEAVRGAVREVPDLALLRRQSLSDGLQPLRRAGLRQVAEGRTTLEEVLRSTPGWQA comes from the coding sequence ATGAGCCTCACCCCCCAACGTCCCGCCCCGAGCCTGCAGTCGCACCAGGGGCCGCTGACCTGGCGCGACCTGCTGCACTGGCTGGTCGAGGACGACATCGTGCGCGCTGGCGACGCGGCCCAGCTGGCCCAGCGGCTGGGCGCCGGCGACAGTGCCCAGCACCCGCTGGTGCGGCTGGCCAACGCCGGCCTGCGCCACGCGCGCAGCATGGATGCGCTGGATCTGGAGGCGCTGACCCGCTGGCTGGCCCAGCGCGTGAGCCTGCCGTATCTGCGCATCGACCCCATCAAGGTCGATGTGGCGAAGGTGACCGAGGTGATGTCGGTCAGCTACGCCGAGCGGCGGCGTGTGCTGCCGGTGCAGGTGGGGGCGGCCGAAGTGGTCGTGGCCACCTGCGATCCCTTTGTCGTGGACTGGATCAGCGAGATCGCGCAGCACACCCGCAAGACGGTGCGGCTGGTGGTGGCCAACCCGCTGGACATCGCGCGCTACACGGTCGAGTTCTACAACCTGGCCCGCTCGGTGCGCGCCGCGCAGAAGACCGGCGAGGTGAGTGCCTCGGTCAACTTCGAGCAGCTGGTCGAACTCGGCAAGCACAAGCAGCTCGATGCCAACGACCAGGGCGTCGTGCAGGTGGTGGACTGGCTGTGGACCTACGCCTTCGAGCAGCGCGCCAGCGACATCCACCTGGAACCCCGCCGCGACCAGTGCGTGATCCGGCTGCGCATCGACGGCGTGCTGCACACGGTCTACCAGCTGCCGCAGACGGTGATGGCCGCGGTGACCGCGCGCATCAAGCTGCTCGGCCGCATGGACGTGATCGAGCGCCGCCGTGCCCAGGACGGCCGCATCAAGACCCGCAGCCCCAAGGGCGACGAGATCGAGATGCGCCTGTCCACGTTGCCCACCGCCTTCGGCGAGAAGCTGGTGATGCGCATCTTCGACCCGGAAACCGCCGTGCAGCCGGTCGAGGGCCTCGGCTTCACCGCGCTGGACGCGCAGCGCTGGCAGGGCCTGACCGCGCAGCCGCACGGCATCGTCCTCGTCACCGGCCCGACCGGCAGCGGCAAGACCACCACGCTCTACGCCACGCTGAAGCGGCTGGCCACCGACGAGGTCAACGTCTGCACCATCGAGGACCCGATCGAGATGATCGAGCCGGCCTTCAACCAGACGCAGGTGCAGCCGGCGCTCGACCTCGACTTCGCCAGCGGCCTGCGCACCCTGATGCGCCAGGACCCGGACATCCTCATGATCGGCGAGATCCGCGACCTCGCCACCGCGGAGATGGCGGTGCAGGCCGCGCTCACCGGCCACCTGGTCTTCTCGACGCTGCACACCAACGACGCCGCCAGCGCCATCACGCGGCTGCTGGACCTGGGGGTGGCGCCCTACCTCATCAGCGCGACGCTGATCGGCGTGCTGGCGCAGCGGCTGGTGCGCCAGCTCTGTCCGGCCTGCCGCCAGCCGGACCTGTCGCTGACGCTGCCCGCGCTGCAGGCGGCGCTGCCGGATGTGCAGGTGCTGGCCGAGAACGAGCCCTTCCAGCCGCACCGTCCGGTGGGCTGCCCGGCTTGCCGGCAGAGTGGTTTTCGCGGGCGGCGCGGCCTGTTCGAGCTGCTCACGGTGAACGAGGCGGTGCGTGGTGCCGTGCGGGAGGTGCCCGATCTGGCGCTGTTGCGCCGCCAGAGCCTGTCGGACGGGCTGCAGCCACTGCGCCGCGCCGGCCTGCGCCAGGTCGCCGAGGGGCGCACCACGCTGGAGGAGGTTTTGCGTTCGACGCCGGGCTGGCAGGCATGA
- a CDS encoding HDOD domain-containing protein, with protein MNDAVTAAPVLRTFAEFGLLRMLGRSTLTIAWLATDMRTGQPVRLLASTYPVASQALRERCVEDAKRAARLVHPRLVPVRKVGCVDRFPYLVCDAEPSDLEAPLVAPTVLSLDDVVRRGHDLLDGLSYVHEAGMVHGDLGLHTLMADSTGRLRLWGCGLGVALAGARQATVPGLASPGFSHLLSREIAACGLLVQHWLMGHPPVGEADMPTLLGQMSTIDLRLPIQVPQPVPDSLRLIINRAIDLHPQRRFLHARSFERVLGNWRQTQLLDDNGFDALLAERIRRGGHLPARPMLVNRVTQIIGMEQQRLDTVVDVLLEDIGLSLALLRAANSAEASAVSVDEAVITVNRAMQLMGTNGLRRVAGSMKSWPGTLKPAFVRAFETAMNRALLAGHLAECLAPAGMDAEAALLAAQFQHLGTLLAAYHFPDELQQIARLKAAGDVGSGQPISEETATLAVLGVDLPGLATAFLRLWGLSDSLRQRVKPIPLDRRVLSPTTPAGWIKLVASCANEIVAVTELPQPAQPAALTAVMGRYHNALALDTEQVRGAMRRARDKLSRHLNPSATD; from the coding sequence ATGAACGACGCCGTGACGGCAGCTCCCGTGCTGCGTACCTTTGCTGAATTCGGGCTCTTGCGCATGCTGGGGCGCAGCACGCTCACCATCGCCTGGCTGGCGACCGACATGCGCACCGGGCAGCCGGTGCGTCTGCTCGCCTCGACCTACCCGGTGGCGTCCCAGGCCTTGCGTGAACGCTGTGTCGAGGACGCGAAGCGGGCGGCCCGACTGGTGCACCCGCGGCTGGTGCCTGTGCGCAAGGTGGGCTGCGTGGACCGGTTCCCCTATCTGGTCTGTGATGCCGAGCCATCGGACCTGGAGGCGCCTCTGGTGGCGCCGACGGTGCTCAGTCTCGACGATGTCGTGCGTCGCGGACATGACCTGCTGGACGGGCTGTCCTATGTCCACGAAGCAGGCATGGTGCATGGCGATCTCGGTCTCCACACCCTGATGGCGGATTCGACGGGGCGACTGCGCCTGTGGGGCTGTGGCCTGGGCGTTGCGTTGGCCGGGGCGCGCCAGGCGACGGTGCCTGGCCTGGCGTCGCCAGGATTCAGTCACTTGCTGTCCCGCGAGATCGCGGCCTGCGGACTGCTGGTGCAGCACTGGCTGATGGGACATCCGCCCGTTGGCGAGGCCGACATGCCCACGCTGCTCGGTCAGATGAGCACCATCGATCTGCGTCTGCCGATCCAGGTACCTCAACCAGTGCCGGACTCGCTGCGCCTGATCATCAACCGGGCGATCGACCTGCATCCGCAGCGGCGCTTCCTGCACGCCCGCAGTTTCGAGCGGGTCCTTGGCAACTGGCGCCAGACCCAGTTGCTGGACGACAACGGCTTCGACGCCCTGCTGGCCGAGCGCATCCGCCGCGGTGGGCATCTGCCGGCACGTCCGATGCTGGTCAACCGGGTCACGCAGATCATCGGCATGGAGCAGCAGCGGCTGGACACGGTGGTCGATGTCCTGCTGGAAGACATCGGGCTGAGCCTGGCCCTCTTGCGTGCGGCGAACTCGGCGGAGGCCTCGGCCGTGAGCGTCGACGAGGCGGTCATCACCGTCAACCGCGCCATGCAGCTCATGGGCACGAATGGCTTGCGCCGCGTCGCCGGCAGCATGAAATCCTGGCCAGGCACACTCAAGCCCGCCTTTGTCCGGGCCTTCGAGACCGCCATGAACCGTGCCTTGCTGGCGGGGCATCTGGCCGAGTGCCTGGCCCCGGCAGGCATGGATGCCGAAGCGGCGCTGCTGGCGGCCCAATTCCAGCACCTCGGCACGCTGCTGGCGGCCTACCATTTCCCTGACGAACTGCAGCAGATCGCGCGCCTGAAGGCGGCAGGGGATGTCGGCAGCGGCCAGCCGATCAGCGAGGAAACCGCGACGTTGGCAGTCCTGGGCGTCGATCTGCCCGGCCTGGCAACGGCCTTCCTGCGCCTGTGGGGACTGAGCGATTCGCTGCGCCAGCGGGTCAAGCCGATTCCGCTCGACCGGCGGGTCCTCAGCCCGACGACGCCGGCAGGCTGGATCAAGCTGGTCGCCAGCTGCGCCAACGAGATCGTGGCGGTGACCGAGCTGCCGCAGCCCGCCCAGCCCGCGGCACTGACCGCCGTGATGGGCCGCTACCACAACGCGCTGGCGCTCGATACCGAGCAGGTGCGCGGCGCGATGCGCCGGGCACGCGATAAGCTCTCGCGTCACCTGAACCCCTCCGCGACGGACTGA
- a CDS encoding spermine/spermidine synthase domain-containing protein: MNSHNLPDDEPSTATPTNPVRSRRKSGAPRALPSASISEFYGVRYLHLGETPWVQGAMRLRKPRALELEYVQRMMVWLLLRDPDTLDDTRVVQLGLGAAALTRFCHTELGLHTTAVELNPQVIAACRQWFRLPANDERLHVVEADAAAWVVDPAHHGSADVLGIDLYDHQAAAPVLDDEAFYRNCHAVLAEGGVLVVNLFGRNASFTRSARRIEVAFAPGGGQVLMLAPTDEGNTIVVAIKGGQRPDDAVLRERAVRVTERCGLKAVRWLGLIGPLPAPRRKTATVAATPAVDAADIVG, translated from the coding sequence ATGAACTCGCACAACCTGCCCGACGACGAACCGTCCACCGCCACCCCGACCAACCCTGTCCGTTCCCGGCGCAAGTCCGGGGCGCCGCGCGCGCTGCCTTCGGCGTCGATCTCCGAATTCTACGGCGTGCGCTACCTGCACCTTGGCGAAACACCCTGGGTGCAGGGCGCCATGCGGCTGCGCAAGCCGCGCGCGCTGGAGCTGGAGTACGTGCAGCGCATGATGGTCTGGCTGCTGCTGCGCGACCCGGACACGCTGGACGACACCCGCGTCGTGCAGCTCGGCCTGGGCGCTGCCGCGCTGACCCGCTTCTGCCACACCGAACTCGGGCTGCACACGACCGCGGTCGAACTGAATCCGCAGGTGATCGCGGCCTGCCGGCAGTGGTTCCGCCTGCCAGCGAACGACGAGCGCCTGCACGTGGTCGAGGCCGACGCCGCCGCCTGGGTGGTCGATCCGGCCCACCACGGCAGCGCCGACGTGCTCGGCATCGATCTCTACGACCACCAGGCCGCCGCGCCCGTGCTCGACGACGAAGCTTTCTACCGCAACTGCCACGCCGTGCTGGCCGAGGGCGGCGTGCTCGTGGTCAATCTGTTCGGCCGCAACGCCAGCTTCACGCGCAGTGCGCGGCGCATCGAGGTGGCCTTCGCCCCCGGCGGCGGGCAGGTGCTGATGCTGGCGCCGACGGACGAGGGCAACACCATCGTCGTGGCCATCAAGGGCGGGCAGCGTCCGGATGACGCCGTGCTGCGCGAACGGGCCGTGCGGGTCACCGAGCGCTGCGGGCTCAAGGCCGTGCGCTGGCTGGGGCTGATCGGGCCGCTGCCGGCGCCGCGCCGCAAGACCGCCACGGTGGCGGCGACACCGGCGGTTGACGCGGCAGACATCGTCGGCTGA